In Labrus bergylta chromosome 6, fLabBer1.1, whole genome shotgun sequence, the following proteins share a genomic window:
- the LOC110004320 gene encoding growth arrest and DNA damage-inducible protein GADD45 beta — protein sequence MTLEEVVGSNSTEKKMETVSQALEELLVAAQKQDCLTVGVYESAKLMNVDPDSVVLCVLATDEEDEDDIALQIHFTLLQAFCCDNDINILRVSGVRRLAHVLEEDTGDSNGNEPRDLHCILVTNPPLQPLQSAALQNVSSFCEESRCRNQWVPYLDLQDR from the exons ATGACTCTGGAAGAAGTCGTCGGATCCAACAGCACCGAGAAAAA gATGGAGACGGTGAGTCAGGCTCTGGAGGAGTTGCTGGTTGCGGCTCAGAAGCAGGACTGCCTCACTGTTGGAGTCTACGAGTCCGCCAAGCTCATGAATGT tgACCCGGACAGTGTCGTTCTGTGCGTCCTCGCCActgatgaggaggatgaagatgacATCGCGCTGCAGATCCACTTCACGCTGCTGCAGGCTTTCTGCTGTGACAATGACATCAACATCCTGCGCGTGTCCGGCGTGAGGCGGCTGGCTCACGTGCTGGAAGAGGACACCGGGGACAGCAACGGCAACGAGCCACGAGACCTGCACTGCATCCTGGTCACT AACCCTCCCCTGCAGCCTCTGCAGAGCGCGGCCCTGCAGAACGTCAGCAGCTTCTGCGAGGAGAGCCGCTGCAGGAACCAGTGGGTCCCGTACCTGGACCTGCAGGACCGCTGA